In Gimesia panareensis, the genomic window CGATCGTCGTCACGTCCTCCGCGGACTGGGCAGTTTCATTGCCCTGCCGCTGCTGAACTGCATGCGTCCGGCACATGCGGCGGAGCCACCGAAACCAAAGCGGAGTGCGTTCGTTTACATCCCCAACGGGGTCAACACGCTCGACTACCAGATCACCACGCCCGGGAAAGACTATGATTTCTCACGATCGCTCAAGCCACTTGAGAAACATCGCGGTGTGGTAACGCCGATCAGCGGGTTGCACCATCCCGGCGGGCTGGGACATCATCACAACTGCCAGAAGATCTGGCTGACAGGCGGAAAGCTCGGTCCTTCGGATCGCAACACCATTTCGGTCGATCAGCGAATCGCCGAAGTCACTTCGCCTCACACGCGATTTCATTCCCTGGAGATCTCAAACAAAGGCGAATCCCTGGCCTGGACAGCAGACGGCATCCGACTCCCCGGCATGAGCCGCTGCAGCGAGATCTTTTCTTATCTGTTCGAAGAACCGAAGCATGGGACAGCCGCTCAGCGCCGGGCACTCCGCCGCAAAGGGAGCGTACTGGATGCGAATCTCGAAGAAGTCCGCGCACTGGAACGAAAAATGGGCGCCGAGGACAAAGGGCGACTCAATCAGTATCTGACCGCCGTCCGCGAGACCGAAATCCGCACCAGACGCGCCGATGCCTGGCTGAATGTCCCGCGACCTCCCATCTCAGACAAAGATCGGAAACGCACCAACCGCGATGTGCCGCAGACTCAGGCCGGCGACTACTTCCGCACGATCTACGACCTGATCGTGCTGGCATTTCAGATTGATGCCACCCGCGTCGTCACGTTCAGCAGCGGTCTGGAAGGTCAGGGGCTGGCCATTCCCGAACTGGGCATCTCCCAGACACGCCACGAACTCAGCCATCACAATGGTGATCCGGGACACATGGAGAAACTGACGCAGAGCGATACGTTCGCGGTCGAGCAGTTCAGTTACTTCCTGACCCGCCTGGCGGAAACGAAAGATCTCGACGGTCGTCCGCTACTCGACACAACCATGGCATTATTCGGTAGCGGCATGGCCTACGGTCACAGCCACGGCAATGCGAATCTGCCGCTGGTTCTCGGCGGGGGCACGGGGCTGGGAGTCAAACATGGTCGCCACCTCGACTTCAACCAGGGACACTTCGACGGCTATCAGCTCGA contains:
- a CDS encoding DUF1552 domain-containing protein — translated: MTESWLIDRRHVLRGLGSFIALPLLNCMRPAHAAEPPKPKRSAFVYIPNGVNTLDYQITTPGKDYDFSRSLKPLEKHRGVVTPISGLHHPGGLGHHHNCQKIWLTGGKLGPSDRNTISVDQRIAEVTSPHTRFHSLEISNKGESLAWTADGIRLPGMSRCSEIFSYLFEEPKHGTAAQRRALRRKGSVLDANLEEVRALERKMGAEDKGRLNQYLTAVRETEIRTRRADAWLNVPRPPISDKDRKRTNRDVPQTQAGDYFRTIYDLIVLAFQIDATRVVTFSSGLEGQGLAIPELGISQTRHELSHHNGDPGHMEKLTQSDTFAVEQFSYFLTRLAETKDLDGRPLLDTTMALFGSGMAYGHSHGNANLPLVLGGGTGLGVKHGRHLDFNQGHFDGYQLDNPGQHYRLCGRPANTEAHMSNLLLSMAQKMGVETETFGDSNSELELG